From Pongo pygmaeus isolate AG05252 chromosome 22, NHGRI_mPonPyg2-v2.0_pri, whole genome shotgun sequence, one genomic window encodes:
- the LOC129022694 gene encoding keratin-associated protein 24-1, with protein MSTLGYPGVCSTPSYRTHCYIPVTSSVTLSSNDLSPTFGHCLPSSYQGNLWLLDYCQESYSEAPTCESPSCEPKTCSTTRCDPSNSSVPCNSPSAGQALSVCETTNISPSPSCSPCTQTNGYVCNCHIPTRNASKACQTLRNGSNCFGQLNCLSKSFQTLNHCRLSTLGYKSYQNPCFIPSYVSPLCYISNSCQPQSYLMRNYHYSSYRPTSCQPLSYLSRSFRSLSCIPSTFPPLRYLCSSSRPLKCY; from the coding sequence ATGTCTACTCTAGGCTATCCTGGGGTCTGCAGTACCCCATCATACAGAACTCACTGTTATATCCCAGTGACTTCTTCTGTTACTCTTAGCTCCAATGATTTAAGCCCTACCTTTGGACACTGCTTACCCAGTAGCTACCAAGGAAATCTCTGGCTCCTGGATTACTGCCAAGAATCCTACAGTGAAGCACCAACCTGCGAATCTCCCAGCTGTGAGCCCAAGACCTGCAGCACCACTCGTTGTGACCCGTCAAACTCCTCTGTGCCCTGCAACTCCCCATCAGCAGGCCAAGCCCTCAGTGTCTGTGAAACTACCAAcatcagccccagccccagctgcagCCCATGCACTCAGACCAACGGGTATGTATGCAATTGCCACATACCCACTCGAAATGCATCCAAAGCCTGCCAAACCCTCCGCAATGGTTCCAACTGCTTTGGACAACTTAACTGCTTATccaagagtttccaaactctaaACCACTGCAGATTGAGTACTTTGGGGTATAAAAGTTACCAAAATCCTTGCTTCATACCCAGCTACGTCTCACCATTATGTTATATTTCCAACAGCTGCCAACCCCAAAGCTATTTAATGAGAAATTATCACTATTCGAGCTACAGGCCTACGAGCTGCCAACCACTGAGCTATTTATCTAGAAGCTTCAGGTCTCTGAGCTGTATACCCAGTACCTTTCCACCTCTGAGGTATTTGTGCAGTAGTAGCAGACCTCTGAAATGCTATTGA